In the genome of Brevinematia bacterium, one region contains:
- a CDS encoding GGDEF domain-containing protein, whose translation MIRHIIAVIERKISKVLKQKIIDLLNQEYVLGDAFFRKLKELYESVEDSRDRENFFSSLLYILSHLEFPEEVALEHWQKIVERHKELTQKLGRNISIRTSIIDYFTYNNDSLKSPVVIEIFLYDSSEMRVYIDEMTGVFNYRYFKEVLWSEVRRSERYNLVFSLVLIDIDDMKHINMRYGEDKGNFVIKALAKTLDLNKRAEDTVCRYGSDEFIVLLPETSKSGAIAFVSRIKRKL comes from the coding sequence GTGATCAGACATATTATAGCTGTGATTGAGAGAAAGATAAGTAAAGTTCTGAAGCAGAAGATAATTGATTTGCTCAATCAGGAGTATGTTCTTGGAGATGCATTTTTTAGAAAATTGAAAGAACTGTATGAGTCTGTTGAAGACTCAAGGGATAGGGAAAATTTTTTTTCTTCCCTTCTTTACATACTCTCACACCTTGAGTTTCCTGAGGAGGTTGCTCTGGAGCATTGGCAGAAAATTGTTGAGAGGCATAAAGAGTTAACACAAAAACTTGGGAGAAACATAAGTATAAGGACATCAATAATAGATTACTTTACATATAACAATGACTCTTTGAAGAGTCCTGTTGTAATAGAGATATTTCTCTATGATTCATCTGAGATGAGAGTTTACATTGATGAGATGACGGGAGTATTTAATTATAGATATTTCAAGGAAGTTTTGTGGAGTGAAGTTAGGAGATCGGAGAGGTATAATTTGGTATTTTCTTTGGTTCTAATTGATATTGACGATATGAAGCATATAAATATGAGGTATGGAGAGGATAAGGGGAACTTTGTTATAAAGGCTTTGGCTAAGACTCTGGATTTGAACAAGAGAGCCGAGGATACCGTGTGTAGGTATGGTAGTGATGAGTTTATAGTGCTTTTACCCGAGACTAGCAAATCTGGTGCTATAGCTTTTGTCAGTAGGATAAAGAGAAAGTTGG
- the thrS gene encoding threonine--tRNA ligase — protein MKAKELIGKFGNPNEIVGFKRGDEFVDLLSEVEDVDGIKPVYVSSEEYYEFVRHTASHVMAQAIQRIYGKGVKLGIGPTIENGFYYDVDLDLTISDEDLPKIEEKMREIIRENIPLEKEILPKERAIKLFSELGQVYKVELIKEIEENEVSVYKTGEFIDLCKGPHVEKTGDIPIDGFKLVGVAGAYWRGDERNKMLQRVYGILFRTKEELERYIWQLEEAKKRDHRKLGKELKLFLFSDESPAIPFWLPNGMILKNVLISYMRDLLYANGYLEIQTPMIMKREVWERSGHWLNYRENMYVAFAGDEEVRGEPSWAVKPMSCPGSILVFKSEVRSYRDLPLRLSEFGNVHRYERAGVLHGLFRVRGFTQDDAHIFITPEQIKEETIRVIQLVDTVYKKFGFEYSVELSTKPEKYIGTDDMWEIATNGLKEALDELKLDYNILEGEGAFYGPKIDFHLKDAIGRSHQCGTIQLDMALPERFDVNYVGEDGKPHRVVIIHRAIYGSLERFIGILIEHYAGKFPLWLAPLQVVVLPVSEKFLNFARKVESILKEKKFRVRVDEENEKLGFKIRKAQLERIPYMVIIGQKEVETNTVSVRSRDRGEIGSRTLQEFVDLMVSEIAS, from the coding sequence ATGAAAGCTAAGGAGTTGATTGGGAAGTTTGGTAACCCGAATGAGATAGTTGGGTTTAAGAGGGGAGATGAGTTTGTGGATTTATTGTCTGAGGTTGAAGATGTTGATGGTATTAAGCCGGTGTACGTAAGTTCTGAGGAATATTACGAGTTTGTAAGGCATACAGCCTCTCATGTTATGGCGCAGGCGATACAGAGGATATATGGCAAAGGTGTTAAGCTAGGTATTGGGCCTACAATAGAGAACGGTTTCTACTATGATGTGGATCTGGACCTAACGATATCTGATGAAGATTTACCAAAGATAGAAGAGAAAATGAGAGAGATAATCAGGGAGAATATTCCTCTTGAGAAAGAGATCCTGCCTAAGGAGAGAGCTATAAAGCTTTTTTCGGAACTTGGGCAGGTGTACAAAGTTGAACTAATAAAGGAAATAGAGGAGAATGAAGTTTCTGTCTATAAAACTGGAGAATTTATAGATTTGTGTAAAGGGCCTCATGTTGAGAAAACGGGCGATATACCAATAGATGGTTTCAAGCTGGTTGGTGTTGCTGGGGCTTATTGGAGAGGTGATGAAAGAAACAAAATGTTGCAGAGGGTATATGGTATTTTGTTTAGGACAAAAGAGGAGCTGGAGAGGTATATATGGCAACTTGAGGAGGCGAAGAAAAGGGATCACAGAAAGCTTGGTAAGGAGTTGAAGCTGTTTTTGTTTTCTGATGAGTCTCCTGCAATACCTTTTTGGTTACCAAATGGCATGATTTTAAAGAATGTTCTTATCTCCTATATGAGGGATCTTCTTTACGCTAACGGATACTTAGAGATTCAGACACCTATGATCATGAAGAGAGAAGTGTGGGAGAGGTCAGGGCATTGGTTAAACTATAGAGAGAATATGTATGTAGCATTTGCTGGAGATGAGGAGGTAAGAGGAGAGCCAAGTTGGGCGGTTAAGCCTATGAGTTGTCCTGGGAGTATACTTGTTTTCAAGTCTGAAGTTAGGTCCTACAGAGATTTACCGCTAAGACTTTCGGAATTTGGAAATGTTCACAGATATGAAAGAGCTGGAGTTTTGCATGGGTTATTCAGGGTCAGGGGTTTTACGCAGGATGATGCGCATATATTCATAACTCCAGAACAGATAAAGGAGGAGACTATACGGGTGATACAACTTGTGGACACTGTGTATAAGAAATTTGGATTTGAGTATTCTGTTGAACTTTCTACAAAACCTGAGAAATACATAGGCACTGACGATATGTGGGAGATTGCAACAAATGGACTTAAGGAAGCTCTGGACGAACTGAAACTTGATTACAATATACTTGAGGGGGAAGGAGCATTTTATGGACCTAAGATAGATTTTCACCTTAAAGATGCTATTGGTAGATCGCATCAATGTGGAACAATCCAATTGGATATGGCTTTACCTGAAAGGTTTGATGTTAACTATGTAGGTGAAGATGGAAAGCCCCATAGAGTTGTAATAATACATAGGGCGATTTATGGAAGTCTTGAGAGGTTTATAGGAATACTTATAGAGCATTATGCTGGTAAGTTTCCTTTATGGCTTGCACCATTACAGGTAGTAGTTTTACCTGTATCGGAGAAGTTTCTTAACTTTGCTCGTAAGGTAGAAAGTATTCTTAAGGAAAAAAAGTTTAGAGTGAGAGTAGATGAGGAAAATGAGAAACTTGGGTTTAAGATACGAAAGGCTCAGTTGGAGAGAATACCCTATATGGTAATAATAGGGCAAAAGGAGGTTGAGACTAATACTGTTTCGGTAAGATCAAGGGATAGAGGAGAGATAGGTAGTAGAACTCTTCAGGAGTTTGTTGATCTGATGGTGAGTGAAATTGCTTCATAA
- a CDS encoding asparagine synthetase B, with the protein MDFKQTDHLKPYGVVYNTLLQGIECYWVLNYRGGSFAIPYNQFSLKILRNARILYNVISYEEWNSIIKLTNSENINVIKLTKAPKIGLYRLKIELPYDDAVEIALKYADIPFVELTDEDILNGKLKLLEIDWLHFDHEDFTGQFGKFWASYHREPWYIRMVEYLKLMAKRNGFGSVAEMKKAVSLRIREYVSEGGFLFGMCAGTDTLDIALASLATDIIPETFDGTPIDPSFGSKLDFSITFAFKDFSLVLDPYVYEYSDIDYPNYLINEFEHPRYFYLKEFSAKYDPVSTMLVQNHTLEIREFLGQTTAFKKSKLKENVVVLGDYVGSLGEYAKYIRGEVGKGAFCFLGGHDPEDFAHYVGDPPTDVSLVPNSPGYRLILNNVLFPASEKKKRKT; encoded by the coding sequence ATGGACTTTAAGCAGACAGATCACTTAAAACCCTATGGAGTGGTGTACAATACCCTCTTGCAAGGAATCGAGTGCTATTGGGTTTTGAACTACAGAGGGGGTAGCTTCGCAATACCCTATAACCAATTTTCCCTAAAAATTCTAAGGAATGCTAGGATTTTATATAATGTCATCTCCTACGAAGAATGGAACTCTATTATCAAGCTGACAAACTCGGAGAACATTAACGTTATCAAGTTGACTAAGGCCCCTAAGATAGGGCTTTATAGGTTAAAGATAGAACTACCTTATGATGATGCTGTAGAAATTGCCCTTAAGTATGCTGATATTCCTTTTGTGGAGCTTACTGACGAAGATATATTGAACGGGAAGCTTAAGTTGCTGGAAATAGATTGGCTTCACTTTGATCATGAGGATTTTACAGGGCAATTTGGCAAGTTTTGGGCAAGCTATCATAGAGAGCCTTGGTATATAAGAATGGTGGAATATCTAAAGCTAATGGCCAAAAGGAACGGTTTTGGCAGTGTAGCTGAAATGAAGAAAGCCGTGTCCTTAAGGATAAGAGAGTACGTTTCAGAAGGAGGCTTTCTCTTCGGAATGTGTGCAGGAACCGATACCCTTGATATAGCTTTAGCAAGCTTGGCTACTGATATCATTCCTGAGACTTTTGACGGTACACCTATTGATCCCAGTTTTGGGTCTAAGCTTGATTTTTCTATAACCTTTGCCTTTAAGGATTTTTCTTTGGTTCTAGACCCTTATGTATACGAGTATTCGGATATTGATTATCCTAACTACCTGATAAATGAATTTGAGCATCCCAGATACTTCTACTTGAAGGAGTTTTCAGCAAAGTATGACCCAGTGAGCACCATGTTAGTTCAGAATCATACTCTGGAGATAAGAGAATTTTTGGGGCAAACTACAGCTTTCAAGAAGAGTAAGCTAAAAGAGAACGTTGTTGTTTTAGGAGATTATGTTGGTAGTCTGGGAGAGTATGCAAAATACATAAGAGGTGAAGTTGGGAAAGGAGCTTTCTGTTTCCTTGGGGGACATGATCCCGAAGATTTTGCCCATTATGTAGGAGATCCACCTACCGACGTGTCCTTAGTGCCTAATTCTCCTGGCTACCGTCTAATACTAAACAACGTTCTTTTCCCAGCATCTGAAAAGAAGAAGAGAAAAACTTAA